One genomic window of Clostridium taeniosporum includes the following:
- a CDS encoding DegV family protein, with translation MEKIKIITDSTADLPKEIYEKYDIEVLPVLINFKEESYLDGVEIDADKVFERIEKENILPTTGQVIPNRFIEIYQKYLDAGYKIFSIHMSSAMSGTYQSACIAKSTLESDDIIVVDSQNIAPALGILVLKAAVLLEKGNSLEETFKIIDSVKYNVKTLMCFESLEYLIRGGRISKTAGMVGSVFGIKLILDIKDGLMSVKDKVRGNKKVIKKIISEFEQANLDEDVPVLLVDAKNVEIKAALLEYLQTNNLKYTECPLGSSVCIHSGPNCCGLVYLSK, from the coding sequence ATGGAGAAGATAAAGATTATAACAGATAGCACTGCTGATTTACCAAAAGAAATATATGAAAAATATGACATAGAAGTATTACCAGTTTTAATAAATTTTAAAGAAGAAAGTTATTTAGATGGAGTTGAAATAGACGCTGATAAAGTGTTTGAAAGAATAGAAAAAGAAAATATATTACCAACTACAGGTCAAGTTATTCCTAATAGATTTATAGAAATATATCAAAAATATTTAGATGCAGGATATAAAATATTTTCAATTCACATGTCGTCTGCTATGAGTGGAACATATCAATCTGCATGTATAGCAAAAAGCACATTGGAAAGTGATGATATAATAGTAGTAGATTCTCAAAATATAGCACCAGCATTAGGGATTTTAGTTTTAAAGGCAGCTGTACTTTTAGAAAAAGGAAATAGTTTAGAAGAAACATTTAAAATTATTGATTCTGTTAAATATAATGTGAAAACATTAATGTGTTTTGAATCTTTAGAGTATCTTATAAGAGGTGGAAGAATATCCAAAACAGCTGGAATGGTTGGAAGTGTATTTGGAATAAAATTAATATTAGATATAAAAGATGGACTAATGTCTGTTAAAGATAAGGTAAGAGGAAATAAAAAAGTTATTAAGAAAATAATTTCTGAATTTGAACAAGCTAATTTAGATGAAGATGTTCCGGTATTATTAGTAGATGCAAAAAATGTAGAGATAAAAGCAGCTCTTTTAGAATATTTACAAACAAATAATTTAAAATATACGGAATGTCCATTAGGATCAAGTGTATGTATTCATTCTGGACCCAATTGTTGTGGACTAGTATACTTATCTAAATAA
- a CDS encoding sensor histidine kinase, with protein sequence MKSKKKLKSLYKKFNEKLEFLKVYKFFRNTCLRLRINIERSIRFELMLVIGICFLISFTFYNFTDVLLKKEYHNPEVFYDYESTEKEANMLLNELERNENLEISDSKEIEEILNSPIYNNSKVYITNTDGKVIFKTSNVYEETIDIYSVFRDIISNENNTSNAARERVHIMPLKVGDSRLYLIYSKVPKAEIVYNTVEMSNSSLALSLTLIIFIISFVVITNNKMKYLDEIAGGLKIIANGNLNYRIEEKGRDEIRKIANNINNMAKEIGEKIQAEREAEKTKTDLITNVSHDLRTPLTSIMGYIGLVKEGRYQNKEEMNEYLGIAHNKAQKLNLLIEDLFEYTKLNNNAIKFCKEKVNLCELLSQLIDEMTPILDENSIIMNKKFDVDKAYVLIDVVKMLRVFENLIMNAIKYSIKPGKIIVGLYQKDDYITFVCRNNGEHISKEKLDKVFDRFYRVDESRNTTTGGTGLGLAICKNIINLHEGKIWAECIGDNISFYVKLKLENLE encoded by the coding sequence TTGAAAAGTAAGAAAAAACTTAAAAGTTTATATAAGAAATTTAATGAAAAGTTAGAATTTTTAAAAGTATATAAATTTTTTAGAAATACGTGTTTAAGATTAAGGATAAACATTGAAAGAAGTATTAGATTTGAATTGATGTTGGTAATTGGAATATGTTTTTTAATATCTTTTACTTTTTATAATTTTACAGATGTGTTATTAAAAAAAGAATACCACAATCCAGAAGTATTTTATGATTATGAATCAACTGAAAAAGAAGCTAATATGCTTCTAAATGAATTAGAGAGAAATGAAAATCTAGAAATAAGTGATTCAAAAGAAATAGAAGAAATATTAAATTCACCTATATATAATAATAGTAAGGTGTACATTACTAATACTGATGGAAAAGTTATTTTTAAAACTTCAAATGTATATGAGGAAACAATAGATATATATAGTGTATTTAGAGATATAATTTCTAATGAGAATAATACAAGCAATGCTGCTAGGGAAAGAGTGCATATTATGCCACTAAAAGTAGGAGATTCAAGATTATATTTAATATATTCTAAAGTTCCTAAAGCAGAGATAGTATATAATACTGTTGAAATGTCTAATTCATCACTAGCATTATCTTTAACATTGATAATTTTTATAATTTCATTTGTAGTAATCACTAATAATAAGATGAAGTATTTAGATGAAATAGCAGGTGGATTAAAAATAATAGCAAACGGTAATTTAAATTATAGAATTGAAGAAAAGGGAAGAGATGAAATCAGAAAAATAGCTAATAATATAAATAATATGGCAAAAGAAATAGGAGAAAAAATTCAAGCTGAAAGAGAAGCAGAAAAGACAAAAACAGATTTAATTACAAATGTATCTCATGATTTAAGAACTCCTTTAACTTCTATTATGGGATATATAGGACTTGTAAAAGAAGGTAGATATCAAAATAAAGAAGAAATGAATGAATATTTAGGCATAGCGCATAATAAGGCGCAAAAATTAAATTTATTAATTGAGGATTTATTTGAGTATACAAAGTTAAATAATAATGCTATAAAATTTTGTAAAGAAAAAGTTAATTTATGTGAATTATTATCACAACTAATAGATGAAATGACACCGATATTAGATGAAAATTCAATTATTATGAATAAAAAATTTGATGTTGATAAAGCATATGTTTTGATTGATGTAGTAAAAATGTTAAGAGTATTTGAAAATCTAATAATGAATGCTATAAAATACTCTATTAAGCCAGGAAAGATAATAGTAGGACTGTATCAAAAAGACGATTATATTACTTTTGTATGTAGAAACAATGGTGAACATATATCTAAAGAAAAATTAGATAAGGTATTTGATAGGTTTTATAGAGTTGATGAATCTAGGAACACTACTACAGGAGGAACAGGATTAGGTCTTGCTATATGTAAAAATATAATAAATCTTCATGAAGGTAAAATATGGGCAGAATGTATTGGTGATAATATAAGTTTTTATGTTAAGTTAAAATTGGAAAATTTAGAGTAA
- a CDS encoding tRNA (cytidine(34)-2'-O)-methyltransferase: protein MNLNIVLYQPEIPQNTGNIARTCVLTDSKLHLIKPLGFDIDEKHVRRAGLDYWKYLDLEIHESYEAFMEKYKNERIFLSSTHAGDCYNEISFQKGDFIMFGRESSGVPEEIHQVISGMRIPMIQSSTRSLNLSNTVSIVAYEALRQFGFPNMK, encoded by the coding sequence TTGAATTTAAATATAGTATTATATCAACCAGAAATTCCCCAAAATACTGGGAATATAGCAAGAACTTGTGTACTTACAGATAGTAAACTACATTTGATAAAACCTTTAGGTTTTGATATAGATGAAAAACATGTAAGAAGAGCTGGGTTAGATTATTGGAAGTATCTAGACTTGGAAATCCATGAAAGTTATGAAGCATTTATGGAAAAATATAAAAATGAAAGAATATTTTTATCAAGTACTCATGCTGGGGACTGTTATAATGAAATATCATTCCAAAAAGGTGATTTTATAATGTTTGGAAGAGAGTCAAGTGGTGTTCCAGAAGAAATTCATCAAGTAATTTCTGGAATGAGAATACCTATGATTCAATCAAGTACTAGAAGTTTAAATTTATCTAATACTGTGTCAATAGTTGCATATGAAGCTTTAAGACAATTTGGTTTTCCAAATATGAAATAG
- a CDS encoding response regulator transcription factor produces the protein MLENKTILIVDDEKEIRDLVEIYLKSEGYITVKACNGEEALDVIRNKDIDLVILDVMMPKLNGIDTCLKIREEKEMPIIMLSAKSEDIDKILGLNMGADDYLTKPFNPLELVARVKSQLRRFCKFNTKHSDNEESEESTIEIDELFINLETHEVMLNNNIVKLTPTEFDILLLLARNRGKVFSIENIYESVWNQEFMSSDNTVMVHIRKIREKIESDPRNPKFIKTVWGVGYKIEK, from the coding sequence ATGCTAGAAAATAAAACTATTTTAATTGTTGATGATGAAAAAGAAATTAGAGATTTAGTTGAAATATATTTAAAAAGTGAAGGTTATATTACTGTAAAAGCTTGTAATGGTGAAGAGGCATTAGATGTAATTAGGAATAAAGATATAGATTTAGTAATATTAGATGTTATGATGCCTAAATTAAATGGTATAGATACATGTTTAAAGATAAGAGAAGAAAAGGAAATGCCAATAATAATGTTGTCTGCTAAAAGTGAAGATATAGATAAAATATTAGGGCTTAATATGGGGGCTGATGACTATTTAACTAAGCCATTTAATCCTTTAGAACTTGTTGCTAGAGTTAAATCTCAATTAAGGAGATTTTGTAAATTTAATACAAAACATTCTGATAATGAGGAGTCAGAAGAAAGCACGATAGAAATTGATGAGTTATTTATAAATTTAGAAACTCATGAAGTTATGTTAAATAATAATATAGTAAAATTAACGCCTACAGAATTTGATATATTGTTATTACTTGCTAGAAATAGAGGCAAAGTTTTTTCAATAGAAAATATATATGAAAGTGTTTGGAATCAGGAGTTTATGTCATCAGATAATACTGTAATGGTACATATAAGAAAGATAAGAGAAAAAATAGAAAGCGATCCAAGGAACCCTAAATTTATAAAGACCGTATGGGGAGTTGGATATAAAATTGAAAAGTAA
- the rpoN gene encoding RNA polymerase factor sigma-54 encodes MKLDYGMKIVQDQKLVLTQSMQQSIKLLQMSMHDLREFIDNEYAENPILEINETDNNSLKDKYDYKSLIKEFGSSNYKNEVDNSYIDNKEKDSTPWNYIEKSKSLNEFLQEQLIELNRDPYLVGISKYIIESLDNRGYLEISTTQIGNELNINKEKVEQALKIVQDLEPYGIGARNIEECLIIQSKKLGILDEKMEKIIKNHLGNIADNKYKLVGEDVGIEPKEAQRYGDLIKKLEPKPSRGFYTGEQVGYIIPDAEIKKIANEYFIIMNDKVLPKLSISKTYKNVLEKNTDEETVCYVKDKINKAMFLIKSIDQRKSTLYNVLKCLLKKQKEFFEKGYEFIKPLTLKEVAEEIEMHESTVSRAIKDKYVLTSYGTIKIKTLFENGISLNTEGDIGTNRIKNEIKRIIDEENKLKPFSDKVISEILNKKNINISRRTIAKYREELGIKSSSKRKRI; translated from the coding sequence ATGAAATTAGATTATGGTATGAAAATTGTCCAGGATCAAAAACTTGTATTAACTCAAAGTATGCAACAATCAATAAAACTTTTACAAATGTCTATGCATGATTTAAGAGAATTTATTGATAATGAATATGCAGAAAATCCAATATTAGAAATTAATGAAACAGATAATAATTCTTTAAAAGATAAGTATGATTACAAAAGTCTAATAAAGGAATTTGGATCTAGTAATTATAAAAATGAAGTTGATAATAGCTATATAGATAATAAGGAAAAGGATTCTACACCTTGGAATTATATTGAAAAAAGCAAATCTTTAAATGAGTTTTTACAAGAACAATTAATTGAGCTTAATCGTGATCCATATTTAGTGGGAATATCAAAATACATCATAGAATCTTTAGATAATAGAGGTTATTTGGAAATATCAACAACCCAAATAGGAAATGAACTTAATATAAATAAGGAAAAAGTAGAACAAGCATTAAAAATTGTACAAGATTTAGAACCATATGGTATAGGTGCTAGAAATATAGAAGAATGTCTTATAATTCAGAGTAAAAAATTAGGTATATTAGATGAGAAGATGGAGAAAATAATAAAGAATCACTTAGGTAATATAGCAGATAATAAATATAAGCTTGTAGGTGAAGATGTTGGAATAGAACCTAAAGAAGCTCAAAGATATGGGGATTTAATTAAAAAATTAGAACCAAAACCATCTAGAGGTTTTTATACAGGAGAACAGGTGGGTTATATAATACCTGATGCAGAAATAAAGAAAATAGCAAATGAATATTTTATTATAATGAATGATAAAGTATTACCTAAGCTTAGCATAAGTAAAACTTATAAAAATGTTCTGGAAAAAAATACAGATGAAGAAACTGTATGTTATGTTAAAGATAAGATTAATAAAGCAATGTTTTTAATCAAATCTATAGATCAAAGAAAAAGCACATTATATAATGTTTTAAAGTGTTTGTTAAAAAAGCAAAAGGAATTTTTTGAGAAAGGTTATGAATTTATAAAACCTTTAACATTAAAAGAAGTAGCAGAAGAAATAGAAATGCATGAATCAACAGTAAGTAGAGCTATAAAGGATAAGTACGTTCTTACAAGTTATGGAACAATAAAGATAAAAACATTGTTTGAAAACGGTATATCTTTAAATACTGAAGGCGATATTGGAACAAATAGAATAAAAAATGAAATAAAAAGAATAATAGATGAAGAAAATAAATTAAAGCCATTTTCTGATAAAGTTATTTCTGAAATATTAAATAAAAAAAATATAAATATTTCTAGAAGAACTATAGCAAAATATAGAGAAGAATTAGGAATTAAATCTTCATCAAAGAGAAAAAGAATCTAG
- a CDS encoding VanW family protein: MNQDNERRGKVLKKVFGNNKKKIIMLVCTILVIISALFTGYFLSINKIVKEWNNKIYLGVEVQGVNIGGMTKEEAREKLAQDLQGEINDKKAIVKIGKSEFELLYSEISPVYDLDNVVNEALNFGKNDSVLKKYSYIKNNGNDKHEIDLNLSYDEEKLKSYEEKIKNEVEEKPKDATLSIDGNSFQVVNDVVGKSINIDEFHKKLKEAISSDINEDVVVSIDLESVQPKIKSKDLSKINGIIGSYSSNYGTSSEGRSANIELATKSINGTILMPGEAFSFNEVVGPRTVKRGYKEAATYVGNKVEPGIGGGICQVSTSLYRAAMHANIRSLERRNHSMSVGYAKPGLDATVSYGDIDYKFKNTYGSPIYIQGSTYNKVMTYNIYGDVASLGGKTYDMENEIIQTIEPTVKVVEDPTLPEGKEVTENGGMTGYKANSYQLTYENGTQVNKELISTDYYTSVDIIVKKGPQPLIPPAGADQQPVAPGQTPPTTPPAAPQVPGDVVTPPVAQ; the protein is encoded by the coding sequence ATGAATCAAGATAATGAAAGAAGGGGGAAAGTCCTAAAAAAAGTATTTGGTAATAATAAAAAGAAAATAATAATGTTAGTATGCACTATTTTAGTGATTATCTCAGCATTATTTACTGGATATTTTTTATCTATCAATAAAATAGTAAAAGAATGGAACAATAAAATATATTTAGGTGTTGAAGTACAGGGTGTAAATATAGGAGGAATGACTAAGGAAGAGGCAAGAGAAAAATTAGCTCAAGATCTTCAAGGAGAAATAAACGATAAAAAAGCAATAGTAAAAATAGGTAAATCGGAATTTGAATTGTTATATTCTGAGATATCTCCAGTTTATGATCTTGACAATGTTGTAAATGAAGCATTGAATTTTGGAAAGAATGATTCTGTATTAAAAAAATATTCTTATATAAAGAATAACGGAAATGATAAGCACGAAATTGATTTAAATCTATCATATGATGAAGAAAAATTAAAATCTTATGAAGAGAAAATAAAAAATGAAGTTGAAGAGAAGCCTAAAGATGCTACGCTTTCCATTGATGGGAATAGCTTTCAGGTAGTTAATGATGTGGTTGGAAAAAGTATAAATATAGATGAGTTTCATAAAAAATTAAAAGAAGCTATAAGCAGTGATATAAATGAGGACGTTGTAGTTTCAATAGATTTAGAAAGTGTACAACCCAAAATTAAAAGTAAGGATCTATCAAAAATAAATGGAATTATTGGATCATATTCTTCAAATTATGGCACATCATCAGAGGGTAGAAGTGCTAATATAGAACTTGCAACTAAATCAATAAATGGAACAATTTTAATGCCAGGAGAAGCATTTAGTTTTAATGAAGTAGTTGGACCTAGAACTGTAAAAAGAGGATATAAAGAAGCAGCTACTTATGTTGGAAATAAAGTTGAACCAGGAATTGGTGGAGGGATTTGCCAAGTTTCAACATCACTTTATAGAGCAGCAATGCATGCTAATATAAGATCTTTAGAAAGAAGAAATCATTCTATGTCTGTAGGATATGCAAAACCAGGATTAGATGCGACTGTTTCTTATGGAGATATAGATTATAAATTTAAGAATACATATGGATCTCCAATTTATATACAAGGAAGTACATATAATAAGGTTATGACTTATAATATATATGGTGATGTAGCCTCGTTAGGTGGTAAGACTTATGATATGGAAAATGAAATAATTCAAACTATAGAACCTACTGTAAAAGTAGTAGAAGACCCTACTTTACCAGAAGGAAAAGAAGTTACAGAAAATGGTGGTATGACTGGTTATAAAGCTAATTCGTATCAATTAACATATGAAAATGGCACTCAAGTAAATAAAGAATTAATATCAACTGATTATTATACATCTGTAGATATAATTGTTAAAAAGGGACCTCAACCTTTAATTCCTCCAGCAGGAGCAGATCAGCAGCCAGTAGCACCAGGTCAAACACCACCAACTACTCCACCGGCGGCACCTCAAGTACCAGGAGATGTAGTTACACCACCAGTGGCTCAATAA
- a CDS encoding glycoside hydrolase family 25 protein, which produces MQNKNPKSLFGIDINEFTQNAQFNVLATQIDFLYLRSSGSGTGRFRVDKKFIEFAKESRNYGIPVGAYHFGVPSYDLTDADRQCDDFINLLQEGFGTKNYGDLFPVLDIEVPIDKSIPTKTLVQWIDRFRVRFERKTRRRLMLYTGLFFIQLYDNFYVKGKGYPLKNMPLWIAMYTKLPINPPFPPDIGGWTRWRIWQYSEDQKVMGVGNPVDANWGPDHIELLIQPSDVTGLRATMDKDNIYVSWNSVPDIDLLGYNIFVNNYWISTVDEKATKYIIDKRKLNVPKGSPINITIEAFDYDGETSKNRAKVTV; this is translated from the coding sequence ATGCAAAATAAAAATCCGAAAAGTCTTTTTGGAATAGATATTAATGAATTTACTCAAAATGCCCAATTTAATGTTTTAGCTACCCAAATAGACTTTTTATACTTAAGATCATCTGGATCAGGAACAGGTAGATTTAGAGTAGATAAAAAATTTATTGAATTTGCAAAAGAAAGCAGAAACTATGGGATTCCTGTAGGAGCATATCACTTTGGAGTACCATCATATGATTTGACAGATGCTGATAGACAATGTGATGATTTTATAAATTTACTTCAAGAAGGTTTTGGAACTAAAAACTATGGGGATCTATTTCCTGTATTAGATATCGAAGTTCCAATTGATAAATCTATACCTACAAAAACATTAGTTCAGTGGATAGATAGATTTAGAGTTAGATTTGAAAGAAAAACTAGAAGAAGACTTATGCTTTATACTGGATTATTTTTCATACAATTATATGATAATTTTTATGTTAAAGGAAAAGGATATCCATTAAAGAATATGCCATTATGGATTGCTATGTATACTAAGCTTCCTATTAATCCACCATTTCCACCTGACATTGGAGGTTGGACTAGATGGAGAATTTGGCAATATAGTGAAGATCAAAAGGTAATGGGAGTAGGTAATCCAGTAGATGCCAATTGGGGACCTGATCATATAGAGTTGTTAATTCAACCAAGTGATGTAACTGGTTTACGAGCAACAATGGATAAAGATAATATATACGTATCATGGAATAGTGTACCTGATATAGATTTATTAGGGTACAATATATTTGTAAATAATTATTGGATATCTACTGTAGACGAAAAAGCAACTAAGTATATTATAGATAAGAGAAAACTTAATGTACCAAAAGGAAGTCCTATAAATATTACAATTGAAGCATTTGATTATGATGGTGAAACATCTAAAAATAGAGCTAAGGTTACAGTATAA